From Providencia sp. R33, a single genomic window includes:
- the sbcD gene encoding exonuclease subunit SbcD, with protein sequence MRIIHTSDWHLGQYFFTKSRAPEHQHFLNWLVNQVEIHHVDAVIVAGDIFDTGSPPSYARELYNKFIVDLQKTGCQLVILSGNHDSVSVLNESSSLLSYLNTQVVTSGSEPNVITLHNKQAQPIGLVCAIPFLRPRDIQLSVAGQSIEEKQLSLQTAIHDHYQASYLLALEQRVMLGLDIPIIATGHLTVIGAELTDSVRDIYIGTLEAFPSGAFPPADYIALGHIHRPQVIGGKEYIRYCGSPIALSFDETAQQKSVCLVEFTGSELTEITPLAIPIFQPLQTLKGSLKEIEQQLSVWQDYQGENAVWLDIEVASQDYLADIQQRIETLTQNLPVEVVLLRRARKQKQGQNLALANETLNELTVEEVFLRRLSEETLEDPEREQRLTQLFQQSYDALRHEQG encoded by the coding sequence ATGCGCATTATTCACACCTCTGACTGGCATCTTGGCCAATACTTTTTTACCAAAAGCCGTGCGCCTGAGCACCAACACTTTTTAAATTGGCTAGTGAACCAAGTCGAAATTCATCACGTTGATGCCGTCATTGTGGCAGGGGATATTTTCGATACTGGGTCCCCCCCAAGCTATGCCCGTGAGTTATATAATAAATTTATTGTAGATTTGCAAAAAACGGGTTGCCAGTTGGTCATTTTGAGCGGAAACCACGATTCCGTCTCTGTTCTGAATGAATCAAGCTCACTATTAAGCTACCTCAATACTCAAGTGGTCACCTCTGGCAGTGAGCCGAATGTTATCACTCTGCACAATAAACAAGCGCAACCCATTGGCCTTGTGTGTGCAATTCCTTTTTTACGACCTCGGGATATCCAACTAAGTGTTGCAGGGCAAAGTATTGAAGAAAAACAACTTTCACTTCAAACTGCCATTCATGATCATTACCAAGCCAGCTACCTACTTGCCCTAGAGCAACGGGTAATGCTCGGTCTGGATATCCCAATTATTGCCACCGGGCATTTAACGGTGATTGGCGCGGAACTCACCGATTCCGTACGCGATATTTATATCGGCACATTAGAAGCCTTCCCTTCAGGGGCATTTCCCCCTGCGGATTATATTGCGCTTGGCCATATTCATCGCCCTCAAGTGATTGGTGGAAAAGAATATATTCGCTATTGCGGCTCCCCTATTGCCCTCAGTTTTGATGAAACCGCCCAACAAAAAAGTGTCTGTTTAGTTGAATTTACAGGTAGCGAATTAACCGAAATCACCCCGTTAGCGATCCCTATTTTTCAGCCTTTACAAACGCTTAAAGGCTCGTTAAAAGAGATAGAGCAACAACTTAGTGTATGGCAGGACTACCAAGGCGAAAATGCGGTTTGGTTAGATATCGAGGTGGCTTCTCAAGACTATCTGGCTGATATTCAGCAGCGCATCGAAACACTCACACAAAACCTTCCCGTTGAAGTTGTGTTACTGCGCCGTGCAAGAAAACAAAAACAAGGGCAAAACCTTGCGTTAGCGAATGAAACTCTGAATGAACTCACCGTAGAAGAGGTTTTCTTACGCCGCCTGAGTGAAGAAACCCTTGAAGACCCTGAACGTGAACAGCGTCTAACCCAACTTTTCCAGCAATCCTATGACGCTTTACGCCACGAGCAAGGGTAA
- the phoB gene encoding phosphate regulon transcriptional regulator PhoB, with amino-acid sequence MARRILVVEDEAPIREMVCFVLEQNGFQPIEADDYDSAIAQLVDPLPDLVLLDWMIPGGSGLQVIKHMKRDSATRDVPVMMLTARGEEEDRVKGLEVGADDYLIKPFSPKELIARVKAILRRISPMSTEDIIEMNGLTLDPTSHRVTSNETPIDMGPTEYKLLHFFMTHPERVYSREQLLNYVWGANVYVEDRTVDVHIRRLRKALETEGHDKMVQTVRGTGYRFSVRY; translated from the coding sequence ATGGCAAGACGCATTCTAGTGGTTGAAGATGAAGCGCCCATCCGAGAAATGGTTTGTTTTGTATTAGAACAGAATGGTTTCCAGCCGATTGAAGCTGATGATTATGACAGCGCAATTGCACAGTTAGTCGACCCTCTGCCCGATTTAGTGTTACTAGATTGGATGATCCCCGGTGGTTCAGGGCTCCAAGTGATTAAACATATGAAGCGAGATAGCGCCACTCGCGATGTCCCTGTGATGATGTTAACCGCTCGTGGGGAAGAAGAAGACCGCGTGAAAGGCCTCGAGGTCGGTGCAGATGATTATTTGATTAAGCCGTTTTCCCCGAAAGAATTAATTGCTCGTGTGAAAGCGATTCTCCGTCGTATCTCGCCAATGTCGACAGAAGATATCATCGAAATGAATGGGTTAACCTTAGACCCAACCTCCCACCGAGTGACCAGTAACGAAACCCCAATTGATATGGGACCAACGGAATATAAACTTCTGCATTTCTTTATGACGCACCCTGAACGTGTTTACAGCCGTGAACAGCTCTTGAATTATGTGTGGGGCGCGAACGTTTATGTTGAAGATAGAACGGTGGATGTACACATTCGGCGTTTAAGAAAGGCGCTAGAAACTGAAGGTCATGATAAAATGGTGCAAACAGTACGCGGTACGGGCTACCGTTTCTCTGTTCGTTATTAA
- the phoR gene encoding phosphate regulon sensor histidine kinase PhoR, producing the protein MLERLSIKQLIWGLFLFILPALILSVFIGHLPWLLVVSLLAALVWHAYNLLKLSYWLWLDKSMLPPEGRGGWEPIFYGIYQMQQRNRKRRRELGQLIKRFRSGAESLPDAVVMMTTEGNIFWCNRHAQALLGFRWPEDNGQHIFNLLRYPDFSRYFSIKSYDQALTIELNSGEIVEFRILPYTEGQLLMVARDVTEKRRLEKARRDFFANVSHELRTPLTVIQGYLEVMDDQEGMPAVNKKALNVMQEQAHRMDNLVKQLLQLSRIEIAPQINLDEQVNIPVILKMIEQEALSLSQGRQQFEFNIDESLRVHGNEEQLRSAVANLVYNAINHTPEGTIIRVDWNRTSNGARFSVKDNGPGIPSEHLPRLTERFYRVDKARSRQGGGGTGLGLAIVKHAVQHHSSQLVVTSQVGKGSEFSFTLPPVLIVDDKKFKKA; encoded by the coding sequence GTGCTTGAACGCTTATCGATTAAACAGCTGATTTGGGGGCTGTTTTTATTTATTTTACCGGCGCTGATTTTGTCCGTTTTTATCGGGCACTTGCCTTGGCTGCTAGTGGTTTCATTACTGGCCGCTTTAGTGTGGCATGCATATAACTTGCTGAAATTGTCTTATTGGCTTTGGCTGGATAAAAGCATGTTACCACCTGAGGGGCGAGGGGGCTGGGAGCCGATATTTTACGGTATTTACCAGATGCAGCAACGCAACCGTAAACGTCGCCGCGAATTAGGGCAACTCATTAAGCGCTTTCGCAGTGGGGCTGAATCCTTACCTGATGCTGTCGTGATGATGACCACTGAGGGCAATATTTTCTGGTGTAATCGCCATGCGCAGGCGTTGTTAGGTTTTCGCTGGCCAGAGGATAACGGCCAACATATTTTCAATCTACTGCGTTACCCTGATTTTAGCCGCTATTTTTCAATCAAAAGCTATGACCAAGCATTAACCATTGAGCTTAATAGCGGGGAAATCGTTGAGTTTCGTATTTTGCCTTATACAGAAGGGCAGTTATTGATGGTGGCGCGAGATGTCACTGAAAAACGCCGGTTGGAGAAAGCGCGTAGGGATTTTTTTGCCAATGTGAGCCATGAACTACGCACGCCACTTACCGTTATTCAGGGGTATCTTGAGGTGATGGATGACCAAGAAGGTATGCCTGCCGTCAATAAAAAAGCGCTGAATGTGATGCAAGAGCAAGCTCATCGAATGGACAATTTGGTCAAGCAGCTTTTGCAGTTATCACGTATCGAAATTGCCCCGCAAATCAATCTTGATGAACAGGTGAACATTCCCGTGATCCTCAAAATGATTGAGCAAGAAGCGCTAAGCTTAAGCCAAGGTCGCCAGCAATTTGAGTTTAACATCGATGAATCATTGCGGGTACATGGCAATGAAGAGCAACTACGCAGTGCGGTGGCGAACTTAGTGTATAACGCCATTAACCATACGCCAGAAGGCACTATTATTCGTGTTGATTGGAACAGAACCAGCAATGGTGCCCGATTCAGTGTGAAGGATAATGGGCCAGGGATCCCATCAGAACATCTTCCTCGTCTGACTGAGCGTTTTTACCGTGTAGATAAAGCGCGTTCACGCCAAGGTGGTGGCGGTACTGGGCTTGGTTTGGCTATTGTAAAACATGCGGTTCAACACCACAGTAGCCAGCTGGTGGTCACTAGCCAAGTGGGGAAAGGGAGTGAATTCTCATTTACCTTGCCGCCAGTGCTAATTGTTGATGATAAAAAATTCAAAAAAGCTTAG
- the brnQ gene encoding branched-chain amino acid transport system II carrier protein encodes MAHRLSSRDIIALGFMTFALFVGAGNIIFPPMVGLQAGEQVWTAALGFLVTGVGLPVLTVIALAKVGGGIEALSTPVGKTAGLLLAVVAYLSVGPLFATPRTATVSYKVGIAPLFGGESDMLLLIYSAVYFVLVIGISLYPGKLLDSVGHILAPVKMLALAILGVAAVMWPAGDPIPSTVEYRDMAFSNGFINGYLTMDTLGAMVFGIVIVNAARSRGIENSSLLTRYTMWAGLIAGVLLTLVYLSLFKLGENSGSLIPNPEDGADILHTYVQYTFGGYGSFFLAVLIFVACMVTAVGLTCACAEFFSRYVPISYRKLVLILGVFSMVISNLGLSKLIAFSLPVLVSIYPPCIVLILLSFTLKWWKNPTVVIAPTMLVSFVVGLIGAVKASDHLKVYIPEWMTAMPLYKQDLVWVLPTLVVLVVAIVCDKVVSPSVQHKQA; translated from the coding sequence ATGGCTCATCGTTTATCATCAAGAGATATCATCGCATTAGGTTTTATGACCTTTGCGTTATTTGTCGGGGCAGGAAATATCATTTTCCCTCCGATGGTCGGCTTACAGGCTGGGGAACAAGTTTGGACCGCCGCACTTGGCTTTTTAGTCACAGGTGTGGGTCTACCCGTATTAACCGTTATTGCATTAGCGAAAGTTGGGGGCGGAATTGAAGCCCTGAGTACGCCGGTGGGTAAAACAGCAGGCTTACTGCTCGCGGTTGTCGCTTACTTATCTGTCGGTCCGTTATTTGCAACGCCTAGAACCGCAACTGTATCGTATAAAGTGGGTATCGCACCGTTATTTGGTGGCGAATCTGACATGTTACTGCTTATCTATAGCGCAGTTTATTTTGTGCTAGTGATAGGTATTTCGCTGTATCCGGGCAAATTACTGGATAGCGTAGGGCACATTTTGGCGCCCGTTAAAATGCTTGCACTGGCTATTTTAGGCGTCGCAGCCGTAATGTGGCCAGCAGGTGACCCAATTCCATCAACGGTAGAATACCGTGATATGGCCTTCTCAAATGGCTTTATTAACGGTTATCTCACAATGGATACCCTCGGGGCGATGGTGTTTGGTATTGTTATCGTGAATGCGGCGCGTTCACGGGGTATCGAAAACTCATCATTGCTTACTCGTTATACCATGTGGGCTGGCTTAATTGCTGGGGTATTGTTGACGCTGGTGTATCTATCCTTGTTCAAGCTGGGTGAAAATAGCGGTTCACTGATCCCGAATCCAGAAGATGGCGCGGATATCCTGCATACTTATGTTCAGTATACGTTTGGTGGCTACGGCAGCTTCTTCCTTGCTGTATTGATTTTTGTGGCTTGTATGGTGACTGCAGTTGGCCTGACTTGTGCTTGCGCAGAGTTCTTTAGCCGCTATGTGCCGATTTCTTACCGTAAGCTTGTGTTGATCTTAGGTGTTTTCTCTATGGTCATCTCAAACTTAGGTTTAAGTAAGTTAATCGCCTTCTCATTACCTGTGTTGGTTTCAATTTACCCTCCGTGTATTGTCTTGATACTATTGAGCTTCACATTGAAATGGTGGAAAAACCCAACGGTAGTGATTGCACCAACAATGCTAGTCAGCTTTGTAGTAGGCTTAATCGGCGCGGTGAAAGCGTCCGATCATTTGAAAGTCTACATCCCAGAATGGATGACGGCGATGCCATTGTATAAACAAGATTTAGTTTGGGTATTGCCAACACTTGTTGTCTTGGTCGTCGCGATTGTCTGTGACAAAGTGGTGTCACCATCAGTGCAGCATAAACAAGCTTAA
- the ggt gene encoding gamma-glutamyltransferase encodes MIRTSLRPAALLLSLLFSSQIFAASEPAVEAKKGMVVSSQHLASQIGADILKSGGNAVDAAVAVGYAQAVVNPCCGNIGGGGFMTIHLADGKDLFINFRETAPAAASADMYLDKDGKLIKDASLYGYLASGVPGTVKGLDYALEKYGTMSRQQVMEPAIKLAREGFILTRADTDVLDTTTERFKQDPEVARIFLKPDGSAFQPGDLLVQTDLANTLEKIAKNGPSAFYEGEIPKAVEEASKKNGGILTAKDFADFTITDTAPVSCTYRGYQFISAPPPSSGGVTICQTLNILEGYDLKEMGFNSAEYIHTLTEAMRHAYMDRNTFLGDPEFVDNPTEKLLSKAYAEELRKEIKPNQATPSTQVQPGMGPHEKPETTHYSVVDEKGNAVSTTYTINGRFGSVVIPPGTGFFLNDEMDDFTTKVGEKNLYGLVQGERNSIAPGKRPLSSMSPTIVTKDGNVFLVLGSPGGSRIISITLQTALNIIDHGMPPQEAVNAPRIHHQWLPDEVYYEQRGISKDSLALLDKMGYKMVEQTPWGAAELIMVAIPDGAGVSAKSSGNDSAVSGKVREGFIYGSNDVRRPAGSAVGVN; translated from the coding sequence ATGATCAGAACATCATTACGCCCTGCTGCATTATTGCTTTCCTTATTATTTTCAAGCCAAATCTTTGCTGCATCAGAACCTGCCGTTGAAGCCAAAAAAGGCATGGTCGTTTCATCTCAACATTTAGCCTCACAAATTGGCGCAGATATCTTGAAATCAGGCGGAAACGCTGTGGATGCTGCAGTGGCAGTTGGCTATGCCCAAGCCGTTGTTAACCCGTGTTGTGGCAATATTGGCGGTGGCGGCTTTATGACCATTCACTTGGCTGATGGCAAAGACCTATTCATCAATTTTAGAGAAACCGCTCCTGCCGCAGCAAGCGCGGATATGTATCTCGATAAAGACGGTAAGTTAATCAAAGACGCAAGCTTATACGGCTACCTCGCTTCGGGTGTGCCAGGTACCGTTAAAGGCCTAGATTATGCCTTAGAAAAATACGGCACAATGAGCCGCCAACAAGTGATGGAGCCTGCAATTAAGCTTGCCAGAGAAGGCTTTATATTAACCCGTGCAGATACGGATGTGCTGGATACAACCACCGAGCGCTTTAAGCAAGATCCTGAAGTCGCACGTATATTCTTAAAACCTGACGGTAGCGCTTTTCAACCTGGCGACTTATTGGTGCAAACCGATTTAGCCAATACCCTTGAAAAAATTGCCAAGAATGGGCCATCGGCTTTCTATGAAGGGGAAATACCGAAAGCTGTCGAAGAAGCGTCAAAGAAAAACGGCGGCATACTCACCGCAAAAGATTTTGCTGATTTTACTATCACGGACACAGCTCCAGTTAGCTGTACCTATAGAGGCTATCAATTTATTTCTGCGCCACCGCCAAGCTCTGGTGGTGTGACTATCTGCCAAACCTTAAATATTTTAGAGGGTTATGACCTTAAAGAGATGGGCTTTAATTCTGCTGAATATATTCATACCCTAACCGAAGCTATGCGCCACGCCTATATGGACCGAAATACGTTTCTTGGCGATCCTGAATTTGTGGATAACCCAACCGAAAAATTGTTAAGTAAAGCCTACGCCGAAGAGCTGCGCAAAGAGATCAAACCAAACCAAGCGACACCTTCAACGCAAGTTCAGCCGGGAATGGGGCCTCATGAAAAACCAGAAACAACTCATTATTCGGTTGTTGATGAAAAAGGAAACGCCGTTTCAACCACTTACACAATCAATGGTCGATTTGGTTCAGTAGTTATCCCACCGGGAACGGGTTTCTTCCTCAATGATGAAATGGACGATTTCACCACTAAAGTGGGAGAAAAAAACCTTTATGGCTTAGTTCAAGGCGAACGAAATTCTATCGCGCCGGGTAAACGCCCACTCTCATCAATGAGCCCAACCATTGTCACCAAAGATGGCAACGTGTTCTTAGTACTCGGCTCTCCAGGCGGCTCACGCATTATTTCTATCACGTTGCAAACGGCATTAAACATTATTGACCACGGAATGCCACCACAAGAAGCGGTGAATGCACCTCGCATTCACCACCAATGGTTGCCTGATGAAGTTTATTATGAACAACGAGGTATATCGAAAGACAGCTTAGCCCTACTTGATAAGATGGGCTATAAGATGGTTGAACAGACTCCTTGGGGGGCTGCTGAGCTAATTATGGTTGCTATCCCTGATGGTGCAGGTGTCAGTGCCAAGTCATCTGGTAATGACTCCGCCGTTTCAGGCAAAGTCCGCGAAGGCTTTATTTACGGTTCTAATGATGTTCGCCGACCAGCAGGTAGTGCCGTCGGCGTGAATTAA
- a CDS encoding peroxiredoxin C, translated as MVLVTRQAPDFTAAAVLGNGEIVENFNLKTHLNGRPAVIFFWPMDFTFVCPSELIAFDHRYEEFKKRGVEIVGVSFDSEFVHNAWRKTPVDNGGIGEVKYPMVADIKREIMKAYGIEHPEAGVALRGSFLVDKNGVVRHQVVNDLPLGRNIDEMLRMVDALQFHEEHGDVCPAQWEKGKEGMNASPKGVADYLTKNSAKL; from the coding sequence ATGGTTCTGGTAACACGTCAAGCCCCTGACTTTACTGCTGCTGCTGTTTTAGGTAACGGTGAAATCGTTGAAAACTTCAACCTGAAAACCCACCTGAACGGCCGTCCAGCTGTGATCTTTTTCTGGCCAATGGACTTCACTTTCGTGTGTCCTTCAGAGCTGATCGCATTTGACCACCGCTATGAAGAATTCAAAAAACGCGGTGTTGAAATTGTTGGTGTTTCTTTTGACTCTGAGTTTGTTCATAACGCATGGCGTAAAACCCCTGTCGATAACGGCGGTATCGGTGAAGTTAAATACCCGATGGTTGCTGATATCAAACGCGAAATCATGAAAGCTTACGGTATTGAACACCCAGAAGCAGGCGTTGCACTGCGTGGTTCTTTCCTCGTTGACAAAAACGGTGTTGTTCGTCACCAAGTGGTTAACGACCTGCCATTAGGCCGTAACATTGACGAAATGCTGCGTATGGTTGACGCACTGCAATTCCACGAAGAGCACGGTGATGTTTGCCCTGCTCAGTGGGAAAAAGGAAAAGAAGGTATGAACGCATCTCCAAAAGGCGTTGCTGACTACCTGACCAAAAACTCTGCAAAACTGTAA
- a CDS encoding acyl carrier protein phosphodiesterase — MNYLAHLHLAHLAASSLLGNTMADYVRGNPAGLYSPEVVSGIMMHRAVDRITDTHPLVKEAKLLFREEYRRVAPITLDLVWDHFLSLHWSTIEPAISLPEFVRYCRNIIEPQLCHTPEKFQELNEFLWPQQWLIRYADKNYIGKSLNGMAKRRPRLSALSGSFDDFLLQYDALENIFFQFYPQMMANALQQIFAQSVTIQAKE, encoded by the coding sequence ATGAATTATCTAGCACACCTCCACCTAGCCCACCTCGCTGCCAGCTCCCTGCTCGGCAACACAATGGCTGACTACGTTCGCGGCAACCCTGCGGGCCTTTACTCACCTGAAGTTGTCTCTGGCATTATGATGCACCGCGCTGTCGATCGCATCACTGACACGCACCCTTTGGTCAAAGAGGCCAAATTACTGTTTCGTGAGGAATATCGCCGTGTTGCACCGATTACGTTGGATTTAGTGTGGGATCATTTTTTGTCTTTGCATTGGTCGACGATTGAACCTGCCATTTCACTGCCTGAATTCGTGCGTTATTGCCGAAATATTATAGAACCTCAACTGTGTCATACCCCTGAAAAGTTTCAGGAGTTAAATGAGTTTCTCTGGCCACAACAGTGGTTAATTCGTTACGCAGATAAAAACTATATTGGCAAATCCCTAAATGGGATGGCAAAAAGAAGACCTAGGCTCAGTGCGCTAAGCGGTTCATTTGATGATTTTTTATTGCAATATGATGCGCTGGAAAATATTTTCTTTCAATTTTATCCACAAATGATGGCGAATGCGCTGCAACAAATTTTTGCACAAAGTGTCACAATACAGGCAAAGGAATAA
- the queA gene encoding tRNA preQ1(34) S-adenosylmethionine ribosyltransferase-isomerase QueA, producing MRVSDFTFELPEELIAHYPQAERSACRLLSLDGGSGQLTHGVFTDVLEKLEKGDLLVFNNTRVIPARLFGRKVSGGKIEVLIERMLDEHRVLAHVRASKAPKEGAELLLGEDESVKATMVARHGALFELRFDDERDVLSILNQIGHMPLPPYIDRPDEEADKELYQTVYSEKPGAVAAPTAGLHFDEPLLDALRQKGVEMAFVTLHVGAGTFQPVRVDTIEDHIMHSEYAEVPQDVVDAVLACKARGNRVVAVGTTSVRSLESAAKACQDALIAPFFDDTQIFIYPGYEYQVIDALITNFHLPESTLIMLVSAFAGYKNTMNAYKEAVAEKYRFFSYGDAMFITPNANAKFEKIGE from the coding sequence ATGCGTGTTTCTGATTTTACTTTTGAATTACCCGAAGAACTGATTGCCCACTATCCACAGGCTGAACGTAGCGCTTGCCGCTTATTGAGTTTGGATGGCGGATCAGGGCAGCTAACGCATGGTGTTTTTACGGATGTCCTAGAAAAATTGGAGAAAGGGGATTTACTGGTATTCAACAATACCCGCGTGATCCCCGCAAGGCTGTTTGGTCGCAAAGTCAGCGGCGGCAAAATTGAAGTCCTCATTGAGCGCATGTTGGACGAACACCGTGTATTGGCACATGTTCGTGCTTCAAAAGCGCCAAAAGAGGGTGCTGAATTGTTGCTGGGTGAAGATGAAAGCGTCAAAGCTACGATGGTGGCACGTCACGGTGCCTTATTTGAGCTGCGCTTTGATGATGAGCGGGATGTGCTGAGCATTTTGAACCAAATTGGTCATATGCCATTGCCCCCTTACATCGACCGACCTGACGAAGAAGCCGATAAAGAGCTCTATCAAACCGTGTATAGCGAAAAACCGGGTGCTGTAGCAGCACCAACGGCGGGCCTACACTTTGATGAGCCTTTGCTTGACGCTTTGCGCCAAAAAGGTGTCGAAATGGCGTTTGTCACGTTACATGTTGGCGCGGGGACGTTCCAGCCTGTTCGTGTTGATACCATCGAAGACCACATCATGCACTCTGAATATGCGGAAGTGCCGCAAGATGTGGTTGATGCGGTATTAGCATGTAAAGCGCGTGGTAACCGTGTTGTTGCTGTGGGAACAACGTCAGTTCGTTCATTAGAAAGCGCAGCTAAAGCCTGCCAAGATGCCTTAATTGCTCCATTTTTTGATGATACCCAAATTTTTATTTATCCAGGTTATGAATATCAGGTGATTGATGCACTTATCACTAACTTCCATCTGCCCGAATCGACACTAATTATGTTGGTTTCTGCATTTGCTGGATATAAAAATACAATGAATGCGTACAAAGAGGCGGTTGCTGAGAAATACCGTTTCTTTAGCTATGGTGATGCGATGTTTATCACCCCCAATGCGAATGCAAAATTCGAAAAAATTGGCGAATAA
- the tgt gene encoding tRNA guanosine(34) transglycosylase Tgt — MKYELQTTDGNARRGRLVFERGVVETPAFMPVGTYGTVKGMTPEEVKETGAQILLGNTFHLWLRPGQEIMKLHGDLHDFMQWQGPILTDSGGFQVFSLGAMRKIKEEGVHFRNPINGEKVFLSPEKSMEIQYDLGSDIVMIFDECTPYPADWDYAKTSMEMSLRWAARSRQRFDELNNKNALFGIIQGSVYEDLRDISVKGLVEIGFDGYAVGGLAVGEPKEDMHRILEHVCPQIPAEKPRYLMGVGKPEDLVEGVRRGIDMFDCVMPTRNARNGHLFVTNGVVKIRNAKYKSDTSTLDADCDCYTCRHYSRAYLHHLDRCNEILGARLNTIHNLRYYQRLMAGIRQAIEDGNFEEFAKDFYQKIGKPEPSLNIE, encoded by the coding sequence GTGAAATATGAATTACAAACGACCGATGGCAATGCACGCCGTGGCCGTTTAGTGTTTGAGCGCGGCGTGGTTGAAACCCCTGCATTTATGCCAGTGGGCACCTACGGTACCGTAAAAGGCATGACCCCAGAAGAAGTAAAAGAAACGGGCGCTCAAATCCTGTTAGGCAATACTTTCCACCTGTGGTTACGCCCTGGCCAAGAAATCATGAAGTTGCATGGTGACCTCCATGACTTTATGCAATGGCAAGGCCCGATTTTAACGGACTCTGGCGGTTTCCAAGTCTTTAGTCTTGGCGCGATGCGTAAAATTAAAGAAGAAGGCGTACATTTTCGTAACCCAATTAACGGTGAGAAAGTTTTCTTAAGCCCTGAAAAATCGATGGAAATTCAGTACGACCTCGGTTCAGATATCGTAATGATATTCGACGAATGTACGCCATATCCAGCAGATTGGGATTATGCAAAGACCTCAATGGAAATGTCACTGCGTTGGGCTGCACGTAGCCGCCAACGTTTTGACGAGTTAAACAATAAAAATGCCCTGTTTGGTATCATCCAAGGTAGTGTTTACGAAGATTTACGTGATATTTCGGTTAAGGGGCTGGTGGAAATCGGCTTTGATGGTTACGCTGTAGGCGGCCTTGCCGTTGGCGAACCGAAAGAAGACATGCACCGTATTTTAGAGCATGTTTGCCCACAAATTCCGGCAGAAAAACCGCGTTATTTAATGGGAGTCGGTAAACCAGAAGATTTAGTGGAAGGCGTTCGTCGTGGTATCGACATGTTCGACTGTGTGATGCCAACACGAAATGCACGAAACGGCCATTTATTTGTCACAAATGGCGTGGTAAAAATTCGTAATGCGAAGTATAAATCTGACACATCAACGCTCGATGCGGATTGTGACTGTTATACTTGTCGTCATTATAGTCGTGCCTATTTGCATCACCTTGATAGATGTAATGAAATTCTTGGCGCAAGGCTCAATACCATCCATAATTTACGTTACTATCAGCGTTTAATGGCGGGTATCCGACAAGCCATTGAAGACGGTAATTTCGAAGAGTTTGCGAAAGATTTCTATCAAAAGATTGGAAAACCTGAACCTTCGTTAAATATCGAATGA
- the yajC gene encoding preprotein translocase subunit YajC: protein MSFFISEAAASAGAPAQGSPYTMVIMLVVFALIFYFMILRPQQKRAKEHRKLMESITKGDEVLTTGGLIGRVTKVSETGYVVLELSENTEVTIKRDFVAAVLPKGTMKAI from the coding sequence ATGAGTTTTTTTATTTCTGAAGCAGCGGCATCAGCAGGTGCACCAGCGCAGGGTAGCCCATACACTATGGTTATCATGCTTGTTGTTTTCGCGCTGATCTTCTATTTCATGATTTTGCGTCCGCAGCAAAAACGTGCGAAAGAACACCGTAAATTGATGGAATCTATCACGAAAGGTGATGAAGTTTTAACAACTGGCGGTTTAATCGGACGTGTTACTAAAGTGTCTGAAACAGGTTATGTTGTTCTTGAACTGAGTGAGAACACAGAAGTAACCATCAAACGTGATTTCGTTGCTGCTGTTTTACCTAAAGGCACAATGAAAGCAATTTAA